One genomic region from Chloroherpetonaceae bacterium encodes:
- a CDS encoding roadblock/LC7 domain-containing protein: protein MSFPGKDDFRKVYLTENQINAAEKILKEFATKTGSTAVILGDMTGQVLAKHGGLLDKDLEVFSVLAASNFVATAEMAKQIGEKTSFEVLFHEGESRSIYLVSINERYILEIIFKSNIPPGTIRIYSKKAKEKLLEVIASEEMEVDLSNIFDDSFSSLLDEQLNKTLGEGGR, encoded by the coding sequence ATGAGCTTCCCGGGCAAAGATGACTTTCGGAAGGTATACTTGACGGAAAACCAAATCAACGCTGCAGAGAAAATCCTGAAAGAATTTGCGACCAAGACAGGTTCGACAGCGGTGATTTTAGGCGATATGACAGGGCAAGTGTTAGCAAAGCATGGCGGCCTGCTGGATAAGGATTTGGAAGTGTTCAGCGTGCTGGCAGCCTCAAATTTTGTAGCCACCGCTGAAATGGCAAAGCAAATCGGCGAGAAGACTTCGTTTGAAGTGCTCTTTCATGAGGGCGAATCGCGTAGCATTTATCTTGTCAGTATCAATGAGCGATACATTTTGGAGATTATTTTCAAATCTAACATTCCGCCGGGCACAATCCGCATCTACTCCAAAAAAGCCAAAGAGAAGCTTTTGGAGGTGATCGCATCGGAGGAGATGGAAGTCGATCTCTCAAACATCTTCGACGACAGCTTTAGCTCGCTGCTGGATGAGCAGCTCAATAAGACACTGGGAGAAGGAGGCCGCTAA
- a CDS encoding roadblock/LC7 domain-containing protein — protein MVEISELLETLTKVDGVRASALIGRDGFVIEQKVREGATIDMETVGAIVIGGLHSSDSIGAELNVGRVEQSMVEYENGIIFSKLLPEGNVILTVIADQSAMLGNIRYQVAKLVPELQKQL, from the coding sequence ATGGTAGAAATTTCTGAGTTACTTGAGACCCTAACGAAAGTTGATGGTGTAAGAGCCTCAGCGTTGATCGGGCGAGATGGTTTTGTAATTGAGCAAAAAGTGCGAGAAGGTGCCACAATTGATATGGAGACGGTTGGAGCAATTGTAATTGGGGGACTGCATAGCTCAGATAGCATTGGGGCAGAACTGAATGTGGGAAGGGTAGAGCAGAGTATGGTGGAGTATGAGAATGGTATTATTTTTTCAAAATTGCTGCCTGAGGGTAATGTGATTTTGACAGTGATTGCGGACCAAAGCGCAATGTTAGGCAACATCCGCTATCAGGTCGCCAAGTTGGTGCCTGAACTCCAAAAACAGCTGTAG